The Daphnia pulex isolate KAP4 chromosome 7, ASM2113471v1 genome includes the window TTTGTCATAGCGACTGCacatcaggcttgttttattCAGtggtaataattttcttccGTTTCGTTGAGGATCTAGTTATCTTTTTTGtctcaattgaaagaaaaaaaacttgaaaaatccAAACTCTCAAATGAATTTGGGTGATTAGTAAAAAAACATCTAAAAGGATTTCCTCATTGCCCAACCAATATTGATTGCATTCATTTGCGTAAAAGCGCAAGTGTCACTGCCCTTGAGTTGTATGCTCATCTGCTAATTCAGTTGTCTTTCATTGTGGCGTGGCCCTGGCTGTCATTCTTGACAAAACTTGacgttttctcattttcgcTTTTGCATTTGTACGAAAAAGTCGTACGTGAAGAAGTAAACTGTCAACACCCGAGAGGTTTTGATGTTCCCTCTTGTTCTTGGTTGACATTTTCTTGGCGTATTACTTTTTAAACTTGAGTGAGGTACTCGTTTCAGTGATGAATTACTTTGAGTCGTTCCTAATAGACTCGATGGTTTATTGATATGTTGTTACCTTGGCAACATAACAGTACTATTGCATTTCGCAAAGAGGAGCTTACAAGCCCATATTAAATGGTCAAGGTCCGTGGGTCAAAGCAGTAATCCGTATTAGAGTCGGCCCAGAAATGGTCAAAAgcagtaaaataaaagttgtggCCGTTTCACCTTCTAACATTGTGACAAGCGACTACCTAACTAATGATTCGACagtattaaattttgattggtCTTTGAAGCCGATAACGACTTGGCTTCAAATTTTTGGCATTCAGCCACCGCTAATCTCCTCTGTTAACCGAAACAGTTGTTGCAATCGGTTTGTGGTACTCATTCCGATTGCAgtagttttctattttctgaaTGTTGGCTGCAATGGGTTTGCTCTAGGACAAATTAAATGGAATGCCACCAAGAAGAACTATAGTAGCAGTTCTACCAGGAACTGGAATTCAATCATTAACGAAATGAATTTTAGTTTACTGACTTTGGCGACACATTCCGCTCTTTTATTCTTCAGCTATTTCATGGCTTGGAAGGGTCTGACGGAAGTGCTCCGGCGATTGGAACAATGCCACCAATTTGACAGTGGCCATTATAAAAAATTCCGGAGAATCTGTACAGTTGGGTCTTGCTTCATGTTGATCGTAATCATTTATCTTTCGATTTCctaaattatttcttaaaattatttggaCTTGTATTTTATAGGAAATTGCCATTGAATTATTTGAGACACTTTATGGCCTTTTATCGTTCGACGCAAAGATATTACCAACCTTCCGTGTTATTTTATCCGGATTGAGGATGGTGTCACTCGTGTTCCCATTTCTTGGCACTATCCTGTTCTGTTGTCTGGGATGGATGGCTTCGATCATGTTACGAATCATGGCAGAGGAAATTGAATCGTCAATCATCAATCGCCCTGTTAATAACTCTAGATTGAATAATTGGGTCTTGATGTCTTTGGATGGATGGAGGCGCCGCTATTTCCTGATTGTCGAATTTGTGCAGCAAATCAACTGCCATTTcggttttattcttttggtcGTCACGGCATCAGAATTCGTTCGGATAACCAACACATCTTTCCAATTACTCGTTGAATTTCTAAATAACAGTTGGACATTGTCTAGCATGTCCACGATCTTGATTGCCTTTGACTTTATTAAAGAGACGGCCTGCTTCTGTATTTTGCTCTACGTACCTACTAAAATCCATGGAGAGGTAAATTGATGAAACTTATTGTTATGgtgaaaaacttgaaaaggtTATCAGTGGTTTTCCATATTAAGGCCAGTGACTTGGTCAAACGGTTGCGGATGATGGACTTTGACGATTACGGTCCCCGAACCCAGGTATTAGTGATAATTGGCATATTACACCATGTCAATTCGTATTAACGGGAATTTATTCACAGATGAAATTTCTAGTTGAAGAGATGACTCATTCGCTTCCGAGTATCGCACCGATGGGGTTAGTTCAAATAAATGTCCAACTCATTCCAACGGTATTGAACCAAATTAATCTCTCAATCTCATCGATAAAAAATcgctaattttaattttttcgatgtaaattctttcattcttttgtaTTAGCTGATTGGAACGACGTTGACATATTTGATTATCCTTTGCCAGTTTCACTCGTCAGAGACTGtctaataaaatttgaatacaaaaGGAAGACTACGTGGGAAAAATTCGATTATGAGTGGACTCGTACAGAAGCTTTTGATAAGAGGATTTCATTGCAAGACCGTTCACCGCAagtattttttgttggttttatgTATTTCTTTCGGACGTATACTTGCGAGCGTATCCGCCACATATACTTGGCGTTGCTTGTATAGGGAAGATCATAACCTACTCTAAACACGGCGGCTGCACCGAGTCACGTGATGATCgttatcattaaaaaaaaatcaaatcttttctttcggcaatttgatgatttttaaatgtctCGTTTTCCTACTActagatggcgtgaaagaatCAAGTTGTAAATCTCACCACTAGATGGCGAAGCCCCACATAAACGTCAGATTTTGTTTGCACCGAGATTCTCGTTTCGAAAATACCTCGAGGCCAAAATGTCTCGATGTTCAAAGAGTTTTTTTACGGGTAGGAGGAGGGAGGTGGTACGTGAACAGAGGGTGGCAGCTCAACAAGGTTTCCCCTATCTCTGTTGGTGAGGGGGGGTTTCGGTGTGTCGCTGGCGTCGTCACTACGAGTCGGGACGTTGATTGGAGTGGACGGTGCGCGCGTCTCGAGAGTCGGCgtccaaagaaaagaagaatcaacACACGACGACCAACTCGAAAAacgaatcaatcaaaaaccCTAAGAGATAATTAAGAGACttgatttcgtttgttttctctcaACTGGCCCAGTGCTTTTCAATTGTGTCAgtttgttgtgtgtctgtgtcgaGTTTTCCGTGTGTCTAATCAATTGAATAAGTGATTTGAAATCGTGAAGAAATCATGTGGAATGTTCCAGTGCCTGCCtagcccacacacacactctgacGTACACACCTTgttgattacacacacactaaaTAGCCTCAGAGACCATTGACCGTGCGCTGCAGCTAATAATCACCAAGGTAAcgaaacttttctcttttctgctGGTGTGTCTGCAATCAGTTGACTGAATTTCAACAGctattgatgatgatgtgtaTTGATATTGACTGGTAGCACAGTAGAGCGAATGAAAGTGTGAAGGAGGAATGTTCTGATAATTGTACATTGCCCGTGGTGGGATTGTAGTTCGTTAGTGAACTGCTGTACTAAACAcaacgagaaagagagaaaaggttttttgAAAGGGAACACACAAAGGCCCTAGAGGCAAGGTCGTCCCCTTGGGCGAGTAACTCGATTCGATTAATCGATTGCTTatcttttctctcgtttgGTCGATATAATAACATTCCACCTCCATGTGTCTTATCTGTCGCTCTAATCagcttttcgttttttcataAATCTCGTTACACAGTCCAAATGATGAAATATGATGGATggtctatttttccttttgttttattttaaataccgGACATCCTGTCTCTTGTGTGTCATCCTTTTCCActctaattcttcttcttccttttttctgattattatttctggcgttgattacaattttttgttgttttttaagcGACACCTGGCGCCCAAAAAAATACTCTGCCCATTTGATATCCCACCCCTCTCTTGTTTGAAAGTTATTCGATCCGGAACTAATTCGTTTTTGTCGACTTCCGGTGACTGGCCAACATTTTTGTTCGTTGGTCGCCTGAATGGGACAAACACGAGgagtagaaaaaagggaaaattgttTGTTCCTTCGTTCCGCTTTGACGATTtttacttcattttcttcccttttattttatttcaatccaCGGCTGAGAGATGTGTGTGATTCAAAGTAAACATTCCGGCCGGATTTTGtggaattttgttgtttgattggaGGAATGTAACTGGTGAGGCCCAGTTATATTTTTGCCTGGCCAGAAAAGTTGGTCGGTCGATGAtgcgattgttgttgttgttgttggctggatGAATCCGCTGGTTGGTAGAGAGAGATAGACGTGGCTGACGAACGGTGATTTGAACGAACGCGGTCTGCTCCGTTGTTCCCGGGagcgttttcttcttcttctagccAGTCAGCCGTGGGTTGGGGAAGGATGGAACGTGTTGTTTGCGTGCGTGTCTTGAGAGAAAAAGGGTCGATGTCCTCCACTAACCTgcacttcttttctttcttctcctaaCATCTTCCAACACAAACGGCACAGGTGTGTGTGAACCAAAGGCACCTGCGCTCCTTCTCCCGCATCACCCAAAATGCGCATTGctgttgttgacttgttgttgTGCCGCAATTATTTACCCCCCGACCGTTTGTCTTTTTCATCAGCCGTGGGGCGAGAGtcaatcaaacaatttcatcACTTTGCCCAATTCTGCAACTACGGACACTGACTGTTGACTCAAGTCCCGTACTACCACCAAAGTCAGTGGCCAGGAGAGACGAGGGGGatcaagttgttgttggagcTAATCATTTGCCAGCGGTTGGTGGCCACCACCGCGGCCGTGTGGTTTTCGGTTCTTGTGGTTTCCAAcgatcaaataataataataaaaatgggtttgaggggggagaaaaaataagaaaaagaattccaagGGTTTAATTCTGTGTGTGTTAAGGTGAACGATCTCTCTCTCCGGCTGGATTGGTTAACTGTTTTTATAGAATTCCGGTACGGCGGCTTTGGCCTTATAGACGATATTTGATATCGTCGTTAGTAAATTACCGGAGCAGGACAACACACGAACGAACCAACGGAGATAAAAATCAtatttcttctattctttgGTTAAAAGACGACATAGAAAAAGTGGAGCaacgaaaaaatcaaacacacaaagtgttttgtgtgtttggaGTTGTTTCCCCCCGCAGCTCGTCGGCCGCATTCctgacgagaagaaaaaagataatggcgagaaagatatttttttgatgGTGGTGGGGGTTATTATCTGCTTTGCCGTGCGCGATGACGTTACATGTGCCATTAAGTCGCTTATAATTGACTCTGCGCTGTGCAAAGGAGATTGGAGGCCATTGTGGGAAAACATTGGCAGGagtggaaatttaaaaaaaacattgtttcCAAGGCAACCGAGAAGACGACGGTCGTTAAGATCGCATCATCACACCTCACAGTCTCTGagccaacaacttttttcgaGTGGTGGGGGAGAGTCCCGTTTTTCTCGTCTAATTTTAGCCATCCCTCACCCTTCACCGGTGTCAGTGACGTCAGTCAAAACTTTCAAGTTCTATTTTTCTtagaagtaaataaataagagatGGAAAGATTTTCTTCCGGAAATGTTCATCCGGTTTTGTACGTCAAATGTAGggggaggaaagagagagaaaaagttgtgatgGTTTGTTTATAATATCGGGCGCTTCTGTAATGGAATTAGCCATTCAAAATGGCCGTTCTTGTAACTGGGCGAGAGGGTGTAGTAGATGTtgtgatatatatttttagaaaggtTTCCCTCTCCTGCCACCCCTCTGCTGCTACTCCTTGTGCTCCTGCTTTTACTTTGAAGAGGAGCAGACGACGACCTCTTTTGGAAAACCGGTCGGATTATTATAATaacacggcagcagcagcccccacCGAATGGAATGCCAGTAGCAGCCGGGgccccgaaaaaaataaagtccaaCTGTGGAAAAACTCCTCTTGAGTTACAGACAAGGAGCCCACAAAGAGGAGGAACTTTTCTTCTGGTTTCTGTCAggatttttcgtttccttttcttgacGGTCGGAGATCGATgattgtctttctttcttcttttttatttctttgtgtgtCAGTTTTTACACAAACAGACGGACACACGCGCGTCGTGGATTGTTCAAGGGGCTAATCTTATTGGGGTGACTCTTTTTTGCTTGTCGCATTTGACCGTTTTGTGGGTTCTCCTTTTTGCAACGGAGTAAAATCACAACTATCCGCATTCCGCCGGCTCTTTCAATcaaaccgaaaaataaaataaaaagtttctatttattttctggtggggaaaatagaaaaatatgagAGAAGCGCCTCTGGCGGCGTGACACGGGCTGCGGTGGGAAAAAGGTGAGGCTCCACGACGACCTTCACAGATATCTTCCgatcgtcttttgttttcttcttgtgattCATTTTTCCCGAATTTTTCCTAGTCGGCGGTGCCAAATGTGCACGcctcgtcttcgtcgtcgggTGTCGTCATTTTCAATCCCGAAAAAGGTTTCGTCGATGTGTCACGGGCCGCATGACAttggcattttcttctttcctttgtgGGCACCAcccgtttcttcttttatttctctccagCTGGCAAGTGAAGGGGTTTGTTGGCCATCTAGCGGGCAACTTttcatttcccaaaaaaagagttgaagaaaaagaagaaaatgccgACACGACACGACTGCCGTGATATTTGAGATGAAATTGGCCGGTGGACGGTGGCGCCAGGTGGCTGAAACCCAATGGCTGCGCttaattctctttctttctttcttcttttggcacaGGTAAAactcgagaaaaagaaagaagaaaaggtgatGACGACTAGGAGAGAGGAATGTTCCACAACAACATGGCCGGTGTACTGGAGAGAAgggccttttcttttctcaatggAACTCGATCCGGCCCTTTTTGTCTCTTCATTTTCGCCAGAATCTTGTCCTTGTTGTTGGATGCAACGGGGggtagttgttgttggtgctgGCCACAGTTTCGAATGTCGCAGAGTAACCCGATactgtttttttcctctttaaaACTCTGCGGggaaaattgaatattgatgAGATGATGGACCAATTATTAcccgacaaaaaaatgaaaagtccaacatttttagaaaatcaaGCGGACAATGAACTGGGCCGGCTGTGAATGTTTTCCTTGCGGAACGGATGAATAGCCAAAAATaaatctcttcttctattcttttgttgttgaagtgAGAAACAAAATTCCCTTTCACCGATTTGTCGGTTTTTCGTGAGAAATTTCGGTGGTGCGGGACTCATCCGCACACACTTCTTTGTGCCGCAGCAATGGCGGccaaagcagaaaaaaacagttttgtgtttttctggGCCACTGTTAATCAAAATTGAGAAGGAATGGAAGTCAGGAATGACGAACGGGATATGCTAAGCTGCAGGCGATACATTTCTCCGTTCATTCTTGGTCGTGTCACATCTGTTTTCTCATTCACTCTAAatattcatctttttctttctttctttatgcGTTTATTTTTCAGGTGGAAAACAGGTTTGCCCGTCGATGAGTTTCCAACGGCGGCCCAGATAATCAAACAACCCAGCCAACAACCCCCCCTccgccaacaacaactcaaTTCTTCCCaaaactgttgttgtttgttgttcctGTCCATGCGTGATTGACGTCCACCCGTGGgaccctctttttttttggaaatcaaGAAATTCCCGAGATGCCTGGAACGCTGGACGAGGTCAACTGTTGCGTGTCTCCCACGCCAACGGGTTCTTCCGGTCTGTCGTCGCCTCCTCCGCCCGCCTCGTCCCTATCGCCCCAGCACCTCCAGTCTCACCAGGACTCGCTCAACAATTCGCAATCGTCGCGCGAGTTCAAAGATTACAACGGCATCCGCAGCTGGGGATCGCGCAACAACAATTCGCGATCCAGCAGCGCCCTGGACAGGCATAGCGAATCCAGCGAGAGTCTCGACAATCATTCGACCTGCAGCGCCAATGGCGGCCGACAGGTACATTTCCACACAGTCAAATCTAATTTAATTGGTGGAAGAAgaatgtttatatttttttttttaaattccggccggaattaAAAGATGCAGGATTTCATTGGTTCGTCCGAGTACATTCCGACCCGTTCGACCAAAACCGCGCCCAAAGTGGCCTACAATCCCATGCAGTTTGTCAAGACTGGGCCGACCAAATTGGCCAAAACGGCCCAGGAGCAGCTCAAGAAAGCGGAAGAAGTCAAAAAGGTCCGCGAGACGAAAAAGGACGACGCCGAGGATTGGCAATcggtaaattcattttttttccaaattcatttaaatagtttattaatttatatttccGGATTTGATAGAATTTGGAAGGATGGAAGTCGAGTCGGCGGAAGCGACAGGAGCACGTAATTGAGCGAGTCACCGAAGTCAAGCGGATGGAACAAGAGGAAGCGCTAAAAGCCTCTGAAGCTGCCACCAAACGGCTCATCAATATCCGGtagaattcaaaattcaattttaaatgaaattaaaattaaaatttcaattttttaaaaaagggagaaacgtGGGAAATTGTCGGCGTTGTATTCGGTGGAGGACAACGACGAGATTGAATTCCTTTCGAATTCAGACGAATGTGGAACGACGACGGTGGCATCCGGCGATCCGGTTGATTCTTCGCCCGACTCGTCCGTCTTCAACGGAGACACCAGtcaggtatttttattttaaattcacctttaatttattcacgaaattttctttcaatttattgCGCAACAACCGCCGTCACCACACTGAAATGTGATTGTTGTCTGCCTGTGTGTGGCTTTGCGGTTTTCCGGTGAGagattcatttgattttttcttcttttcaactcGGTTGCGATCCATTTCCCATGAGCGCAGAATTCGGCAACCGAACAGGCGGCGTCGATCACGAACACGGTAACGACGACGCCCAGTGACCTGGGATCGCATCAGGGTGATGAGTACACGTACGAGAAATCCATCGAAGATTACGTCAAATTCTCCACTTCGGCTCTGtcgaaacaacaacaggaaacGAGGAGCACCAGCAGTCGAACAACATGGACGAAATCGTCCAGGTGAGTTTCTTTTCCCAGTCAGGCCGGGCCGGGCCATAAAGGGCAGGTCGTAAAAACCGCAGCAACGAGTCGAGTTCTTCTCCACTTTACGACTGCCattcgggttgttgttgttgttatctgCTTGTGGCCGTCGtcttatcaaatcaaaagcaCTCACTCATCCTCCTCCTATTCTTAACTTTAATCGTGTTTGTTCCTTTTTGGCTTATGGCAGGATGGAGCAGGAGGAGCAGAGGGTGGAGGTCGTCGTGAAACGACAGGAGGCCACCAAGGTGGACCAACAGCCCCCCCAGGCGTCCGACAGGAATAATAAACCCACCGGTAAATATTTGGCTGGCACAACCAAcgcccatttttattttatgctaatcAACCATGCAGCAAATATTGACCTTTTTCGGGCAGATAACGCCGCCGCCGATTTGGTCATGGTGAAGCGACGCTCCGTTTTCGAACGGGACCATTTCACCACGGCGCCGGATGTGGATAAGGCCAGCATTACGGCCGCCAATCGTCGATCGGGTGAATTCTCGTCCACCTTCAAGAACCGATTGTCCACTTTCGAGTCGACGgaagcggctgctgctgccgctgtcAAAACAGACGCCGTTGTGGCGCCACCGCCGAGTCGGGTGACGCCGGATCGAGATCCGCATTTCAAGAACAAATTGGCCAATTTCCATAAAGTGGAAGAAACTGCCGCCACCGCTCCGGCCAGTCATGCCCTTCCGCCTCCACCCGCTGAGGCCGATGAGACCCACACCAACAAACCCAATTTCAAAGCCAAATTGGCCGCATTCCGCCAGGTGGAAGAAAAGGCCAAATCAGCCCCGCCGCcaccaacgacgacgacgatggcggCTGTCAAAATGAACAACAAACCGGCCGTTGCGGCTAATAAACCCGTGATTCCGGCAGTCAAACCACCGTCTATACTCCGCACTGCCCAGGTGCCTCAACAACAGAAAGCCAAGAGCATCGAACCCATCCAGCCGGAACCGATTTACGCCAATTCATCGGTTGCCATGGccggatcttcttcttcctccacttCCGGACATCAACGAGTGGTGGTGGATGCCCAACCGTCTTACCCTTCGTCAGGTCCGCCTGCGGGTGCCGGCGATGCGGAATCTTATTCCGACTGCACGGAAGACGAAGGCATCCGCTCCTTGTCGCCCCACGGCACTCCGTCACCCACGTCGCCCACACCCAATGGAATGGAACCGCCTGAGCCTTTGCCTCCGCCTCTTCCGTCTCATCCGCCCATCGGCTATTCTCCCTACAGCTTCCAgaatcagcagcaacaacggTATCAAATCCATGGATAAATTTCATAATTCCGTTTGATTGTGTTAAAATGTTGAATCTGAATTTCTAGTGAACCGGAACCTGTTGCCGGAATTGCCGACTCTCCATCGCCCAGTTCGCCTCAATTGGCTTGGCCTGCAGGCAATGCGGAGGTACAGTTTGAAATCTCCTGAAATACAGGGAGGTTATATAGCATGTCGGCAGTGGGTAGAGCCGCTagtctttttcatttaattttcttatttagttttggccaaatttttttttgtttttttcctctcccaCGTCTTCACTTTTTTTGGGGTGACTCTTCCGGGGCTCTTGGAGCGGAAATTCCCTTTCCTAATTTTCCagcacctcctcctcctctgttttttccttccctatccttaaaattttttagtcaagataattttttgtttgtttattttatttgagtttttcatttaatttctttttttgtttttatttcgatttttcctttcccccccccctctcacCTGGTATCCGGCCTTTTTCCTTCCCTCCCACCCTACCccgtttgtgttgttgttgttgtttgggggtcgggttgttgttgttgtgggtgAAGGCTGTTGTATGGGACGATTGGGTGGTAGACTTGGGGTCGGCGGTTCAGAACGCGGCTCCTCCTTCCGAGAaaccccctcctccccccatCTCGAATCCTCCGACTGAGACTCCGATTGTTGTCCATCATCAATCGACTTCGACTACTTCCACTACTCCTTCCACTACTACTTGCCATTCTGCTACTACTTGTGCGAAACTCACTTCCGGCCATCCACAGGTAATCCAGTCATCAcatttttagacttttttcttttcttctttctctttgaaacaaacaaaaaacggggAGGGAACCGACCACAcatggacaaaaaaaatatcattttttttaatttttcttattcaggGGGAGTTGTCTTTCCCacccttttattatttttttgttgtagatttgtgaatatttttttcctggttgTGTGTTTCCAActtcctattattattttatcgaTTTTATAATTGaccctttcatttttttgcctGTTAGTTTTATTAGAATTTCACGGTCGATTTCactttggccatttttttgttgttgtttctttttgggggttttgcGGCTTTTTCTCTgatagtttttagtttttcccaccacacacaattttttaaaatgtttggttGCCTTTTTATTCTCGCGGTTCGTTGCACTTTTTGTGTTTGGTAGAATTCGATGCCGGAcaatgtccttttttatttagtacCGCCATTCATTTCTAATTCTAAActaaaagttgttttctaaTTCGATTGTCTTTCGCAAAACAATGGACAAACACCCACCGACACATTTGTGTAGCTCCGCCGCAATGAAAAGACGATGGAACCCGCCGGATTGCGACAGGAATTGCGCAAAAGGCGATCGGATTTCCTTGGATTCGACGTCAACGCCATGGAGGAcggtaattgaattttaattgaatttaaattgaaaaaaaattgaattttcggATTGAATTTTTAGATGCCAAGGAACTGGCGGATGCGATCCCTCCACCGCCCGATTTGAAGACGCTCCTGCGCAACTCGTCGACGGATTACAGGGCGTCCGAGTTTGGCCTGGCCGAATGGCAACCGCCGTCGCCTCCGCACGAGGAGGAGCTGGCCCGCAAGGAGCGCGAGATCATCGAAACGctggaaaaggaagaaaacgaaCGGACCGTTCGTTCAGCATCCGCCGGATTGCACAACAGGAGCCAAGACGAGCACGGAATCGAGTACGAAATGACGGCCGAGATTGACCAATTGGCTCGCGAGTGGCAGACGGGCTCCAGCATCCGCAGAGCGTCTACCAAATTCCAGCCGCACCAGCAGGAGTCGCTCATCCGCCCGGAAGGAGAAGTGAAACAGCAACTCCACGTCGAAGTCAACCACCGACAACCACATTTGCCAGcaccgcaacaacagcaacaacaccaacagcaGTCGATATTGGTGTCGCCTTCGTtatcttcgtcgtcgtcatccgcTGGCGCCGTCAAGCAAGTCTCTCCCCAGCCAATCCATCCGCAACAGTCGCAACTGTCGCCCCCCAAACCGTCACGACTCAGTGCGGCTCCTAAGCCGAAACTGCACGACGGTGAGGCCTGGATGGCCAAGCGTAAAGTGGCGTCCGAGGGCGGCGTTGCCGGAGCAACAGCAACGGCCGGAGCTGGAGCTGCTGCCGGACGTAAGGATATGAAAGACGTTTCGCGTCATTGGCTCATCCAGGAGGCGGAACAGAGGCGCATTGATGCCATGCAGGAGCGACAACGCAACTATTCGCCATTGTCGTCCTCGTCTTCCCTGCAATTAACTCCGCCCGTACGTCCGATGGCCCATCCGGCCACCACGCAGAGCCCGCCGGCTCCTTCCGCCGTCCAGCCGTCGtccatcaacaacaatttgATGGCGGGGACGGCCGACGGAAGTCACTGGATGTCACGTTCGTCATCTTCGACTTCGATGGATAAAATGTCGGAATTGCGGCTGCTGGGCCCCAACAGCAAAGGCGGAATGGATCACTCGTTCCGCTCGACGTCCAGTCTCGGCTCCTCGCCCACTCCTCGTCCGCTCTACGCCAATCAGGAGGAGATTTTGGAGTACGCGGATTTCACGGGAGCTCCGCACACGGCCCCACCCGTCTGGCAGGTCCGCTCTCTTGTGTCTTCCGGTTCGATGGATCAGCTGCAGAGCatccatcaccatcaccaccaccacctcggTAGCATCCAGTCGCCGCCGTCCAGGCCGGCCAAGAGCCAGTCGCAAACGCTTCCGTCggcttcttcctcttccgccATGCAGCAATTCAGCGGCAACGCCGCCCAGACCCAACCGTCGTGGAGGTCCACTCATCCGCCCGGTGAGACGGACAAGGAACCCATCGCCCCACTTCCGCATTCGGTACGTCATTTTGGGTCCAATTTGTTATTTGtcgattgatttttaattcatttaataaaatcaGGTGATTACGACATTGACGCAGCGGATGACGCagaggagcaacaacaacaacaacaatgccAATTACGGGGACTATATGAACGTGCAGGAAGCGACAGttgctcaacaacaacaacagcagt containing:
- the LOC124198484 gene encoding uncharacterized protein LOC124198484 isoform X5 yields the protein MPGTLDEVNCCVSPTPTGSSGLSSPPPPASSLSPQHLQSHQDSLNNSQSSREFKDYNGIRSWGSRNNNSRSSSALDRHSESSESLDNHSTCSANGGRQMQDFIGSSEYIPTRSTKTAPKVAYNPMQFVKTGPTKLAKTAQEQLKKAEEVKKVRETKKDDAEDWQSNLEGWKSSRRKRQEHVIERVTEVKRMEQEEALKASEAATKRLINIREKRGKLSALYSVEDNDEIEFLSNSDECGTTTVASGDPVDSSPDSSVFNGDTSQNSATEQAASITNTVTTTPSDLGSHQGDEYTYEKSIEDYVKFSTSALSKQQQETRSTSSRTTWTKSSRMEQEEQRVEVVVKRQEATKVDQQPPQASDRNNKPTANIDLFRADNAAADLVMVKRRSVFERDHFTTAPDVDKASITAANRRSGEFSSTFKNRLSTFESTEAAAAAAVKTDAVVAPPPSRVTPDRDPHFKNKLANFHKVEETAATAPASHALPPPPAEADETHTNKPNFKAKLAAFRQVEEKAKSAPPPPTTTTMAAVKMNNKPAVAANKPVIPAVKPPSILRTAQVPQQQKAKSIEPIQPEPIYANSSVAMAGSSSSSTSGHQRVVVDAQPSYPSSGPPAGAGDAESYSDCTEDEGIRSLSPHGTPSPTSPTPNGMEPPEPLPPPLPSHPPIGYSPYSFQNQQQQREPEPVAGIADSPSPSSPQLAWPAGNAELRRNEKTMEPAGLRQELRKRRSDFLGFDVNAMEDDAKELADAIPPPPDLKTLLRNSSTDYRASEFGLAEWQPPSPPHEEELARKEREIIETLEKEENERTVRSASAGLHNRSQDEHGIEYEMTAEIDQLAREWQTGSSIRRASTKFQPHQQESLIRPEGEVKQQLHVEVNHRQPHLPAPQQQQQHQQQSILVSPSLSSSSSSAGAVKQVSPQPIHPQQSQLSPPKPSRLSAAPKPKLHDGEAWMAKRKVASEGGVAGATATAGAGAAAGRKDMKDVSRHWLIQEAEQRRIDAMQERQRNYSPLSSSSSLQLTPPVRPMAHPATTQSPPAPSAVQPSSINNNLMAGTADGSHWMSRSSSSTSMDKMSELRLLGPNSKGGMDHSFRSTSSLGSSPTPRPLYANQEEILEYADFTGAPHTAPPVWQVRSLVSSGSMDQLQSIHHHHHHHLGSIQSPPSRPAKSQSQTLPSASSSSAMQQFSGNAAQTQPSWRSTHPPGETDKEPIAPLPHSVITTLTQRMTQRSNNNNNNANYGDYMNVQEATVAQQQQQQSAVGSTTRAGPQVPAQRPANYRHPSVVGPSHSAPVQSSAGVHQSQNNNDRMLSVSGKKKCSLCQEELGRGAAMIIESLRLFYHINCFRCCVCGIALGNGTAGTDVRVRNNNLHCHDCYSNDDGLKFSKV